One window of Brevibacillus choshinensis genomic DNA carries:
- a CDS encoding FkbM family methyltransferase yields the protein MKQPVYLGSQRLLLTTSHGSKLLCPSDDLSVSLELAASGTFEAPLTKYFLHHVLPGHTILDLGAHIGYYSVLFGRLIGPTGKLFAYEAHPRAYAFLMDNLSINDLHDRTRAYHRAVYSCETTLPFYASKRYLGNSSIHQHHETYFLHYVDEFETISIDTVVLDDHQRDLESIDFIKMDMEGSEYQAFLGMERIIREQAKTVVFEVNRSMLHDDWDAFVTLLRSYRHQFNKQFYVITQEGSTVEMDLEIILSSGECPYLVMC from the coding sequence TTGAAGCAGCCCGTCTATCTGGGGAGCCAACGGCTTTTACTGACAACTTCACACGGAAGCAAGCTCCTCTGTCCATCCGATGATCTGAGTGTATCCCTCGAATTGGCGGCGAGCGGAACATTTGAGGCACCCCTCACCAAATACTTTCTGCACCATGTGCTGCCCGGACACACCATCCTCGATCTCGGGGCACACATCGGATATTATTCCGTTCTGTTCGGGCGGCTCATCGGTCCTACGGGAAAGCTATTCGCTTATGAAGCACATCCCCGAGCGTATGCGTTCTTGATGGACAATCTCTCGATCAACGATCTTCACGACAGGACACGCGCCTACCATCGCGCCGTTTACTCGTGTGAGACCACCTTACCCTTTTACGCGAGCAAACGCTACTTGGGAAACAGCTCCATCCACCAGCATCACGAAACATACTTTCTGCATTACGTGGACGAATTTGAAACGATTTCCATTGATACGGTCGTCCTGGATGACCACCAACGTGATCTGGAATCCATCGACTTTATTAAAATGGACATGGAAGGAAGCGAATATCAGGCTTTTTTAGGGATGGAACGAATCATCAGAGAGCAGGCAAAAACCGTCGTTTTTGAAGTGAATCGCTCCATGCTTCACGATGACTGGGACGCCTTTGTAACGCTCCTTCGCTCCTACAGACATCAGTTCAACAAACAATTCTATGTGATCACACAAGAAGGCTCTACCGTTGAAATGGACCTCGAAATTATATTAAGCTCAGGCGAATGTCCGTATTTGGTCATGTGCTGA
- a CDS encoding SRPBCC family protein, with protein MSAFQVETEIVSSMEQVWWAWTRSERIVQWFAPEANIEPRLGGAFELFFTPDNRDQMGTSGCIITLFEPKERLGFTWKGPDDFADLMNHDDSLTYVLVSLSENEGKTRIVIEHFGWKEGEEWENARSWHERAWFHALSSLRAAIESGKGDLCCAPQVNLK; from the coding sequence ATGAGTGCCTTTCAAGTAGAAACAGAAATCGTTTCATCCATGGAGCAAGTATGGTGGGCGTGGACTCGGAGCGAACGGATCGTCCAATGGTTCGCGCCTGAAGCAAATATTGAACCACGGCTCGGTGGGGCGTTTGAGCTGTTCTTTACCCCTGACAACCGCGATCAGATGGGGACAAGCGGGTGCATCATCACACTTTTTGAACCAAAAGAACGTCTAGGCTTTACGTGGAAGGGGCCCGATGATTTTGCGGACTTGATGAATCACGATGATTCCCTGACGTACGTGCTCGTTTCTTTGTCCGAGAATGAAGGAAAGACCCGAATCGTCATCGAGCATTTTGGCTGGAAGGAAGGCGAGGAGTGGGAGAATGCCCGCTCCTGGCATGAAAGGGCCTGGTTCCATGCTCTATCGAGTCTACGGGCCGCGATCGAATCAGGAAAGGGGGACTTGTGCTGCGCCCCTCAAGTAAACTTGAAGTAA
- a CDS encoding YitT family protein — MEQTIAKSTHQKLPLGKLLKRIFFILIGASLVSVGLEIFLVPNQIIDGGIVGISIIASHLTGWTLGIFLFLLNLPFLVVGYRQIGKTFALSTLFGVTIMSVGTALLHPVPGLTDDPLLAAVFGGIILGIGVGLVLRYGGSLDGTEIIAVLFNKKTPFSVGEIVMFFNLFILGSAGFVFGWDRAMYSLIAYYIAFKMIDLTIEGFQESKSVWIISDNHKDVGDAIVARLGRGVTYLKGEGGYTGDEKKVVFCIITRLEEAKLKLIVEEVDPNAFLAVGNIHDVRGGQFKKKAIH, encoded by the coding sequence ATGGAACAAACAATCGCCAAATCGACTCACCAAAAATTGCCGTTGGGAAAACTGCTGAAAAGAATCTTCTTCATCCTGATCGGTGCTTCTCTCGTCTCTGTAGGTCTGGAAATCTTCTTGGTTCCGAATCAAATTATTGACGGTGGTATTGTAGGCATCTCGATTATTGCGTCTCATTTGACTGGATGGACTCTTGGCATTTTTCTATTTTTACTCAACTTACCATTCCTGGTTGTTGGCTACAGACAGATCGGAAAGACATTTGCCTTGTCTACCCTATTTGGAGTAACCATCATGTCGGTCGGAACCGCTCTGTTGCATCCGGTTCCAGGATTGACGGATGACCCGCTGCTCGCTGCAGTATTTGGCGGAATCATTTTGGGTATTGGTGTTGGTCTCGTCCTTCGTTATGGAGGATCTCTGGATGGTACGGAGATTATCGCCGTCTTGTTTAATAAGAAAACCCCTTTCTCCGTTGGTGAGATCGTCATGTTTTTCAACCTATTCATTTTGGGCAGTGCCGGATTTGTTTTCGGTTGGGATCGTGCGATGTATTCGCTGATCGCCTATTACATTGCTTTCAAAATGATCGATCTGACCATCGAAGGCTTCCAGGAATCCAAGTCCGTTTGGATTATTAGCGACAATCACAAAGATGTAGGAGACGCGATTGTTGCTCGTCTGGGCCGCGGTGTCACCTATCTGAAAGGTGAAGGGGGCTACACAGGCGATGAGAAGAAAGTCGTTTTCTGCATCATTACCCGTCTGGAAGAAGCAAAGCTGAAGCTGATCGTCGAGGAAGTAGACCCGAATG
- a CDS encoding YnfA family protein, producing MMGSIVLFLLAGLAEIGGGYLIWLWLKESKPVGYGIMGGIILILYGVIPTFQSYPSFGRVYAAYGGVFIILAVLWGWLVDKKTPDLYDWMGAGICLIGVSIMLWAPRQ from the coding sequence ATGATGGGATCGATCGTCCTGTTCCTGTTGGCGGGATTAGCTGAAATCGGTGGCGGATATTTGATCTGGCTCTGGCTCAAAGAGTCCAAACCAGTCGGATACGGCATCATGGGAGGAATCATCCTGATCCTGTACGGGGTGATCCCGACATTTCAGAGCTATCCTTCCTTTGGTCGTGTGTACGCAGCATATGGAGGGGTATTTATCATTCTAGCCGTGCTTTGGGGCTGGCTGGTCGACAAAAAGACACCCGATCTGTACGACTGGATGGGTGCCGGTATTTGTTTGATCGGTGTGAGTATCATGCTCTGGGCGCCACGACAATAA